Proteins from a genomic interval of Clostridium sp. 'deep sea':
- a CDS encoding flagellar biosynthetic protein FliR, which translates to MTFLDTLFSQIDLFILILLRISGYVLASPIWGRQEVQKIFKVCFCIYFAYIMILTGKAQLVTPTIGIGQFFLVCILETFKGVLVGYISSIFFSIFLIAGQIIDMHIGFQMGGILDRNYGVKVSQTAKLLNITSLIVFLRLNGHLQLIKIMSNSYTVNQIGSGINFDSLYNIVVSSFSFAVVIALKIALPVILIVLFVNVILGTLVKFVPQLNIFAVGIPLKIVVGLFSIIFLIEPFIKYLDFIFNHLFDVLTQLYT; encoded by the coding sequence ATGACTTTTTTAGATACACTATTTAGTCAAATAGATTTATTTATTTTAATCCTTTTAAGAATTTCTGGCTATGTATTGGCTTCACCTATATGGGGTAGACAAGAGGTTCAGAAGATATTTAAGGTATGTTTTTGCATATACTTTGCTTACATAATGATACTAACTGGTAAGGCTCAACTAGTTACACCTACTATCGGTATAGGACAATTCTTTTTAGTTTGTATTTTAGAAACGTTTAAAGGTGTATTAGTTGGATATATAAGTAGTATATTCTTTTCAATCTTCTTAATAGCTGGTCAAATTATTGATATGCATATAGGTTTTCAAATGGGAGGTATCCTAGATCGAAATTATGGTGTAAAGGTATCGCAAACAGCAAAACTATTAAACATTACCTCTTTAATAGTGTTTTTACGTCTTAATGGTCATTTACAGTTAATTAAGATAATGTCAAACTCCTATACGGTTAACCAAATAGGTAGTGGAATAAACTTTGATTCACTTTACAATATAGTGGTTAGTTCGTTTTCATTTGCAGTTGTAATAGCCTTAAAGATAGCTTTACCGGTTATTTTAATAGTATTATTTGTTAATGTAATATTAGGGACTTTAGTAAAGTTTGTACCTCAGTTAAATATTTTTGCGGTAGGTATACCATTAAAAATAGTAGTTGGATTATTTAGTATAATTTTTTTAATTGAACCGTTTATAAAGTATTTAGATTTTATTTTTAATCATCTTTTTGATGTATTAACACAATTGTATACATAA
- the flhB gene encoding flagellar biosynthesis protein FlhB translates to MAGEKTEKATPKKRRDARKEGQVLKSKEINSSVTMIIALLAMVILWRYMFQHMLNFMVQIITTGYQDFGTDGFSSLQNLVVLAIKTIAVVAGPILFVVLISGVAANYFQVGFLFTPKAILPKLNRISIIGGFKRLFSMTTLQNLVKSLLKIGACMYVAYGAFKPLVQSTVNTMGYDIYESINYGVKNMTNIAIKLTIVMIFISIIDFLFQWFENEKKLRMSKQEIKDEYKNTEGNPEIKSRIRNIQMKMASARMMQQVPEADVVITNPTHYAIALKYDKKKHVAPVVVAKGADLIAKRIKEIAKDNKVEIVESKELARALFASAELGDQIPPEFFTAVAEILAYVYTLKKKKLF, encoded by the coding sequence ATGGCAGGTGAAAAAACCGAAAAGGCAACGCCCAAAAAAAGGCGGGACGCCCGCAAAGAAGGACAAGTTCTTAAAAGTAAAGAGATAAATAGTAGTGTAACAATGATTATAGCTTTATTGGCTATGGTTATATTATGGAGGTATATGTTTCAACATATGCTTAACTTTATGGTGCAAATAATTACTACTGGTTATCAAGACTTTGGAACTGATGGTTTTAGCTCACTTCAAAACTTAGTAGTACTCGCTATTAAAACAATTGCAGTAGTAGCAGGGCCCATTCTTTTTGTAGTGTTAATATCAGGTGTGGCAGCCAACTATTTTCAAGTAGGATTTTTGTTTACCCCTAAAGCTATACTGCCTAAGCTAAATAGAATTAGCATAATAGGAGGCTTTAAAAGGCTCTTTTCAATGACTACATTACAGAATTTAGTTAAATCATTATTAAAGATAGGTGCCTGTATGTATGTGGCTTATGGGGCCTTTAAACCTTTAGTTCAGAGTACGGTTAACACTATGGGTTATGATATTTATGAATCAATTAATTATGGTGTTAAAAACATGACTAATATAGCTATAAAGCTAACAATTGTTATGATTTTCATCTCTATTATAGATTTTTTATTCCAGTGGTTTGAGAATGAAAAGAAACTCAGAATGAGTAAACAAGAGATTAAAGATGAGTACAAAAATACAGAAGGTAATCCAGAAATTAAATCTCGAATACGTAATATTCAAATGAAAATGGCTTCAGCAAGAATGATGCAACAGGTACCCGAAGCAGATGTAGTTATAACAAACCCAACTCATTATGCTATAGCCTTAAAATACGATAAAAAAAAGCATGTTGCGCCAGTTGTTGTAGCTAAAGGTGCAGATTTAATAGCTAAAAGAATTAAAGAAATAGCTAAAGACAATAAAGTTGAGATAGTAGAAAGCAAAGAACTAGCACGTGCTTTATTTGCTTCTGCTGAACTTGGTGATCAAATTCCGCCAGAGTTTTTTACCGCTGTTGCAGAAATTTTGGCTTATGTATACACATTAAAGAAAAAGAAACTATTTTAG